In the Salmo trutta chromosome 33, fSalTru1.1, whole genome shotgun sequence genome, one interval contains:
- the LOC115172515 gene encoding estrogen receptor beta isoform X2, with protein MACSPESGTDISSLLQPQDVGSSKAQERGSSPGLLPALYSPPSGMESRTFCIPSPYTDNSHDYSHSHGPLAFYNPSMLGYSRPPISDSPSLCPPLSPSLFWPNHGHGQHNMPSLTLHCPQPLVYSEHNPHAPWVEPKPHGLSPSSPLLHPTKLLGKRLEDGEEVNSSSASCVVVKADMHFCAVCHDYASGYHYGVWSCEGCKAFFKRSIQGVRRERCSYRGARHRRVPQGRGAPGGLVGVGTRAQMRLEGGSHPQLEVHHSSLTPEQLISCIMEAEPPEIYLMEDLKKPFTEASMMMSLTNLADKELVLMISWAKKIPGFVELSLTDQVHLLECCWLEVLMLGLMWRSVDHPGKLIFSPDLKLNREEGNCVEGIMEIFDMLLAATSRFRELNLQREEYVCLKAMILLNSNICSTSPERAEDLESRGKLLRLLDSVTDALVWAISKRGLSFQQQSSRLAHLLMLLSHIRHVSNKGMQHLSSMKKKNVVLLYDLLLEMLDANTTHSSRMSATHDPSNNDPTEPPAAPAPAVDTQLQLPFQNPEESQTLESISTSSQDAGQLREGRCVPQ; from the exons ATGGCCTGTTCTCCTGAAAGTGGGACAGACATTTCTTCCCTGCTCCAGCCCCAAGATGTGGGCTCCAGCAAGGCCCAAGAGAGGGGGAGCTCCCCGGGACTCCTGCCCGCCCTCTACAGCCCTCCGAGCGGCATGGAGAGCCGCACATTCTGCATCCCCTCTCCCTACACAGACAACAGCCATGATTACAGCCACAGCCACGGACCCCTAGCCTTCTACAACCCCTCTATGCTCGGCTACAGCAGACCACCTATCTCCGACAGCCCTTCTCTATGTCCAcccctcagtccctctctcttCTGGCCCAACCATGGCCACGGCCAGCACAACATGCCCTCGCTGACCTTGCACTGCCCCCAGCCCCTGGTGTACAGTGAGCATAACCCCCACGCCCCCTGGGTGGAGCCTAAACCCCACGGCCTCAGCCCCAGCAG ccctctcctccaccctaccAAGCTGCTGGGGAAGAGACTGGAGGACGGAGAGGAAGTGAACTCCTCCTCAGCCAGCTGTGTGGTGGTGAAGGCAGACATGCACTTCTGTGCCGTGTGTCATGACTATGCTTCGGGCTACCACTACGGCGTGTGGTCTTGTGAGGGCTGCAAGGCCTTCTTCAAGAGGAGCATCCAAG GTGTGAGGCGAGAGCGCTGCAGTTACCGGGGGGCGAGGCACCGGCGTGTACCTCAGGGGCGGGGGGCGCCAGGCGGGCTGGTAGGGGTAGGGACCAGGGCCCAGATGCGTCTGGAGGGGGGCTCCCACCCTCAGCTGGAGGTGCACCACTCGTCCCTGACCCCAGAACAGCTGATCTCCTGCATCATGGAAGCGGAGCCGCCAGAGATCTACCTGATGGAGGACCTGAAGAAGCCCTTCACTGAGGCCAGCATGATGATGTCACTTACCAACCTGGCCGACAAGGAGTTGGTCCTCATGATCAGCTGGGCCAAGAAGATCCCTG GCTTTGTAGAGCTGAGTCTGACGGACCAGGTGCACCTGTTGGAGTGTTGCTGGCTGGAGGTGCTGATGCTGGGTCTGATGTGGAGGTCTGTCGACCACCCTGGGAAACTCATATTCTCACCAGACCTAAAGCTCAACAG GGAGGAGGGAAACTGTGTGGAGGGCATTATGGAGATATTTGACATGCTGCTGGCAGCCACCTCTAGGTTCCGGGAGCTGAACCTTCAGAGGGAGGAGTACGTCTGTCTGAAAGCCATGATCCTCCTCAACTCCA ACATCTGCTCTACCTCTCCGGAGAGGGCAGAAGATCTGGAGAGCAGGGGGAAGCTGCTGCGTCTGCTGGACTCAGTGACGGATGCCCTGGTGTGGGCCATCTCCAAACGAGGCCTGTCATTCCAGCAGCAGTCATCCCGCCTGGCCCACCTCCTCATGCTGCTCTCACACATTCGCCACGTCAG TAACAAAGGCATGCAGCACCTCTCTAGCATGAAGAAGAAGAATGTCGTGCTGCTCTATGACCTGCTCTTGGAAATGCTGGACGCCAACACAACCCACAGCAGCCGTATGTCCGCAACTCATGACCCCTCTAACAACGACCCCACAGAGCCCCCAGCAGCACCAGCTCCTGCTGTAGACACTCAGCTCCAGCTACCATTCCAAAACCCAGAGGAGAGCCAAACACTCGAGAGCATTA GTACATCCAGTCAGGATGCTGGCCAGCTGAGAGAGGGGAGATGTGTACCTCAGTGA
- the LOC115172515 gene encoding estrogen receptor beta isoform X1 has translation MACSPESGTDISSLLQPQDVGSSKAQERGSSPGLLPALYSPPSGMESRTFCIPSPYTDNSHDYSHSHGPLAFYNPSMLGYSRPPISDSPSLCPPLSPSLFWPNHGHGQHNMPSLTLHCPQPLVYSEHNPHAPWVEPKPHGLSPSSPLLHPTKLLGKRLEDGEEVNSSSASCVVVKADMHFCAVCHDYASGYHYGVWSCEGCKAFFKRSIQGHNDYICPATNQCTIDKNRRKSCQACRLRKCYEVGMMKCGVRRERCSYRGARHRRVPQGRGAPGGLVGVGTRAQMRLEGGSHPQLEVHHSSLTPEQLISCIMEAEPPEIYLMEDLKKPFTEASMMMSLTNLADKELVLMISWAKKIPGFVELSLTDQVHLLECCWLEVLMLGLMWRSVDHPGKLIFSPDLKLNREEGNCVEGIMEIFDMLLAATSRFRELNLQREEYVCLKAMILLNSNICSTSPERAEDLESRGKLLRLLDSVTDALVWAISKRGLSFQQQSSRLAHLLMLLSHIRHVSNKGMQHLSSMKKKNVVLLYDLLLEMLDANTTHSSRMSATHDPSNNDPTEPPAAPAPAVDTQLQLPFQNPEESQTLESISTSSQDAGQLREGRCVPQ, from the exons ATGGCCTGTTCTCCTGAAAGTGGGACAGACATTTCTTCCCTGCTCCAGCCCCAAGATGTGGGCTCCAGCAAGGCCCAAGAGAGGGGGAGCTCCCCGGGACTCCTGCCCGCCCTCTACAGCCCTCCGAGCGGCATGGAGAGCCGCACATTCTGCATCCCCTCTCCCTACACAGACAACAGCCATGATTACAGCCACAGCCACGGACCCCTAGCCTTCTACAACCCCTCTATGCTCGGCTACAGCAGACCACCTATCTCCGACAGCCCTTCTCTATGTCCAcccctcagtccctctctcttCTGGCCCAACCATGGCCACGGCCAGCACAACATGCCCTCGCTGACCTTGCACTGCCCCCAGCCCCTGGTGTACAGTGAGCATAACCCCCACGCCCCCTGGGTGGAGCCTAAACCCCACGGCCTCAGCCCCAGCAG ccctctcctccaccctaccAAGCTGCTGGGGAAGAGACTGGAGGACGGAGAGGAAGTGAACTCCTCCTCAGCCAGCTGTGTGGTGGTGAAGGCAGACATGCACTTCTGTGCCGTGTGTCATGACTATGCTTCGGGCTACCACTACGGCGTGTGGTCTTGTGAGGGCTGCAAGGCCTTCTTCAAGAGGAGCATCCAAG GCCACAATGATTACATTTGTCCAGCAACTAACCAGTGCACTATCGACAAGAACCGCCGTAAAAGCTGCCAGGCCTGCCGCCTACGCAAGTGTTATGAAGTGGGCATGATGAAGTGTG GTGTGAGGCGAGAGCGCTGCAGTTACCGGGGGGCGAGGCACCGGCGTGTACCTCAGGGGCGGGGGGCGCCAGGCGGGCTGGTAGGGGTAGGGACCAGGGCCCAGATGCGTCTGGAGGGGGGCTCCCACCCTCAGCTGGAGGTGCACCACTCGTCCCTGACCCCAGAACAGCTGATCTCCTGCATCATGGAAGCGGAGCCGCCAGAGATCTACCTGATGGAGGACCTGAAGAAGCCCTTCACTGAGGCCAGCATGATGATGTCACTTACCAACCTGGCCGACAAGGAGTTGGTCCTCATGATCAGCTGGGCCAAGAAGATCCCTG GCTTTGTAGAGCTGAGTCTGACGGACCAGGTGCACCTGTTGGAGTGTTGCTGGCTGGAGGTGCTGATGCTGGGTCTGATGTGGAGGTCTGTCGACCACCCTGGGAAACTCATATTCTCACCAGACCTAAAGCTCAACAG GGAGGAGGGAAACTGTGTGGAGGGCATTATGGAGATATTTGACATGCTGCTGGCAGCCACCTCTAGGTTCCGGGAGCTGAACCTTCAGAGGGAGGAGTACGTCTGTCTGAAAGCCATGATCCTCCTCAACTCCA ACATCTGCTCTACCTCTCCGGAGAGGGCAGAAGATCTGGAGAGCAGGGGGAAGCTGCTGCGTCTGCTGGACTCAGTGACGGATGCCCTGGTGTGGGCCATCTCCAAACGAGGCCTGTCATTCCAGCAGCAGTCATCCCGCCTGGCCCACCTCCTCATGCTGCTCTCACACATTCGCCACGTCAG TAACAAAGGCATGCAGCACCTCTCTAGCATGAAGAAGAAGAATGTCGTGCTGCTCTATGACCTGCTCTTGGAAATGCTGGACGCCAACACAACCCACAGCAGCCGTATGTCCGCAACTCATGACCCCTCTAACAACGACCCCACAGAGCCCCCAGCAGCACCAGCTCCTGCTGTAGACACTCAGCTCCAGCTACCATTCCAAAACCCAGAGGAGAGCCAAACACTCGAGAGCATTA GTACATCCAGTCAGGATGCTGGCCAGCTGAGAGAGGGGAGATGTGTACCTCAGTGA